CGTGCAGGACGCGCAGCCGGTCACGACCGTCTCGTAGGCCGCCAAGGATTGCAGATTGAACTGCGCGCCCTCTCGCGCCAAATCCTGATGCCCGTAGGTTTGGATCGGCGTGCCGGAACAACGTTGCGGCGGTAAGGCCGGCTCAACGCCGTGCTTCCGCAACACCCCGATGACCGCATCTCCCACTCCGTCATCAAAATAGTTCGCGGCGCAGCCATGGAAATAGGCCACTCCACCAGAAGCAGGCTGATCACCCGGCTGCGGGATCAACGAGGCGTGACGCTCCCGCAATGGCCGGGGTGCAATCCGTGGCAACAGCAACTCTTGTGGCAACCGGGCCGTCGGCGCAAGGGCCTTGAGCACCAACGCGGCGCTCCACTCCATGACACGCCGGATAGCCGGCCGATCCCACAGGCCTTGCGTGCGGCCCAGGAATTTCAGGAACGGCTCGAACGACTTCCCACGTGCCTGCCAGCGAAAAATCCATCCGGTGAGGCGATTGGGATGCTCCGCCCGCTTTTTCAGGATGAGATCGGATACATCGACGCCCGCCGGGCACGCCGTCCGGCAGGATTTACAATTCACGCAGGCCTCGACCACCCGTTTGGAGTTGAGATAGCTGTAGTCCTTTGAGGTCACGATCTCGAACCAGCCGCGCGAGCTCATGTCTTCTGACTGAAAGACATCGTAGACGGGACAGACGGCGTTGCACTTCGCACAGGTCGCACAGGATTTCGAGAGCCTGGTGTAATCGATGTGCTCCGTGAACGGCACATCGCTGACCTTGATCCCGGGATTGAGCACATTGCCGGGATCAAACGCCCGCTTCACCTTCACAAACAGGCCGTAGAGTTCCTCGCCGAACATCTTCCTGACATACTCGGCGCGAATGCGCCCATCGCCGTGTTCTCCGCAAATGGACCCGCCGAAACGGTCCAACACCGTCGAATGAATGTCGCCATAGGCCTGCACCATCTTGTCGAAATCCTGGCGATCGTTCACATCGAGCAGCGGCACGATATGCGCATTGCCGTTCCCGATGTGACCGAAGATCGCCACCGGCACCTTCTGTCCGGCAAAGTACTCTTCGAGATAATGAATCAGCTCGCTGATCCGCTCCGCCCTCACCACCACATCATCGACAAAATTGATCGGCTTCTTGCGCGGATCGAATCGATAGAGGGTGGGATACAGCGCTTTGCGCGCCTTCCACAATTGCTCACGCTGCTCAGGATCAAAGGCGAGCGTGAGATCGGCCGCGAGCCGGAACGGCCGGCAGGCAGCGGCCATCTGCTCCGCCCGTTCATGCAGATCTACTGCGAGCGAGTCGGCATCAAGTTCAGCCAGCAAAGTGGCCGCCGCATCGGCGGGAATCCCATGTTTGGCGCGACCGATCAAGTCGAGCGTATTGGCGTCCATGACTTCGAGCGCACTCGGCTGCAAGGCCAGCAGCAGCGGCACAGCCGCGCCGACATCCTCAAGATGCCGGAAATGAATCAAGGCCGTCAGCGTCGCTTTCGGTTTCTCGACCAGCCGGAGCGTGGCTTCGCTCATGACCCCCAGCGTGCCTTCACTCCCCACAAAGAGCTTGGGCAGATCGAACTGCCCCTGAGCCAGTCCATCGACCAAACCAAACAAGTTGTATCCGGAGCTGTTCTTGCTGACCGTCGGACGCTTGCCGTTGATCAGATCAGCATGGGATTGCGCCAGAACCAGCACATCCCGCAAGGCCGGAATCGTCGAGAGCAGCCGCTCCAGCGTTGGATCGTTCAACGCATAGGCCTTCGCCTCCAACCAGCTTCCCGACTCCAAACACAGCCGGAGACGATGCACGTTGTCCTTCACCGACCCATAGCGCAACGTATGCGGACCGGAGGAATTATTCGCCAGCATCCCGCCGAGCTTGCACATCTCACCGCTGGACGGATCGGGTCCAAACAAGAGCCCCTGCCGGGCCAGCTGTTTATTCAATTCCGCCAGGACAATTCCCGGCTGCACCCGCGCCCAGCGCTCTTCGCAATTGACTTCAAGAATCCGGTTCAGCCGCGAGACATCGAGAATGATGCCGCTTCCAATGGCCGACCCGGTCAGATTGGTCCCGGCGGCACGCGGCGTGAGCGCGATCCCGCGAGACACGGCATAGCGAATCGTCTTCGCGATGTCGTCTTCGGATTCCACCAGCACGACGGCTTGAGGCTCCAGGCGATAGATACTGGCATCCACCGCGTAGGCCGTCTTGGTCGGGAAATCGTCTTTGACTTTGTCGGAGCCGAGCTGGGCTCGGAGATCAGCCGCGATCGCGCGCGAGCGGTCTGGAAGAATGAGGGTTGGCGCAGTCATAGTTCAAGCGTGGGGCATTCTAGACGGCCCGCCGCAGGAGAACAAGAGCGCACTCACCACCGATGCCCTCACAGGCAATTCAATTTCCGACAACTGCGTTGACCCCATTCCAATCCAGCGGTACAGTTCGGCTACCGAAGGAGAGATTATGCTGAAACGCGCTTTGATTCTGTTGATTCTCGCTCTGAGCCAAGCCGGATGTAGCATTGAAGAGGGCGGCGGGGCCTACAATCCCGTTCCCCTGACCGATGAAGTTCGGAAGGAGCTGGAAGGACTCAAACGTGAATTTCTCACGATTGAGGAACTCACGGTCGGTAGTGGCTCCGTCGCTGCCTGGAGTCGAAAAGTCGAAGCCGATATTGAAGTTCGTTACACTGACGGTACCGTCGTTTACCATGGACCCATCTGGATGTACACCGGCTTGGAAGGAGATGTCTTCGTCCACAATGCTAGTTCTCGTGCCGGAGGGCTCTCCTTCGGTCAAGAAGGTATTAGACTGGGTCTTAACGGGATGGCTGTCGGAGGCAAGCGACGCATCACTATTGAGCCTAAACTTGTCAGGGGTGGATTATTGGTCCAAGGACCCCAGAGAAAGAATGGTATTGGTGTTCGTCAAGAAAAGCTGATCGTTGAAGCTACCCTCACTGCCTCGTGCATTCCCGTTCTTCTCCGAATCCCCGGTCCAGGTTCCGGATACTTTATCGAGCGAGAAATCCGTTGCCGTGATGCCGACTTGCCGAAGCGCGACCCCAACGATCCCATTTGGCGTTTCTACTAAACCCCAGGAAAGAGATGGGGTCGTTGCTTGACTTTGCACTACCACGCTCCTCCCCTCCCACCACATGGCCCGCCAACTGCGCTTGGAATATCCCCGCGCCCTCTACCACCTGACCTAGACCAGATAAAACTGTCAGCAACCATTGCACGAGTTCCTTCTTCAGCCGGCCTCGCTCTCGCAATGTCGCCCCATGCATCCCTCTTCGCTCATACCGCGATCGCACACATTAGTTCCTGGCACCGTTCCCATCTTCCTGAACAGCGAATCGGTCTGCGTTAAGCCCGCCGTCACACCGGCGAGCGGCGTCATCGTGCCGGATTCGAGGAGCGCCACTTCGAAGGCGTCCGGAAACTGGTCAGGGGACTGGCTCCGACCACGTCGGTGCCTGTCCCCGGTTCTGTCGATGATGCCACGGCTCCGAGATCCAGCGCCGAGGGCACCCGGCGGATACCGGGATCAATCGAACCGGCCATGAGGCGCGTGCCGTCGACGGCAGAGCTGACGTGGTCCAATCCCATGACATGCCCCAGTTCGTGCATGAGCACGGTCATGAGATCGATGTGACCGGCAGCGGCACGGCCCTCCAGCGCCGTGAACTGCCAGAGATTCGCGCCGACCGCAAACTCTTCGTTCGTCAACGGGGTCGAATCGATGAACCACCCATACCCGGCGGCATCGGTATCGAGCGTGATCGTGGTCCCCGACGTGAGTGCCAGGTAGCCATCAGCCAGATCGGCAGTGGTAATGGTGGCCTTACTGAGCAAGGCAAGTTGATTGGACGTCAGCCCAAGGAAGCCGTTACCGAATGCATCGACTTGATTGACCAAGTTCCGATCAGTCGGTACAGTTTGGCTACCGAAGGAGAGATGATGCTGAAACGCACGTTGGTTATTTTGATTCTGACTCTGGCCCAAGCTGGGTGCAGCATTGAAGAGGGGGGAGGGGCCTACGAGCTGATTCCCATGACTGAGGACGGGCGGCAATTGCATGAACGAGACAAGCGAGAGTTTATTAAAATTGAGGACCTCAAGGTCGAGAGTGGTCCCCTCGCCGCCTGGGGCCGAAAGATCAGCGCTGACATTGAAGTCCATTATACCGATGGAACGGTCGCCTATCGTGGTCCCATCCACGACTATATTGGTTTCCACGGAAGCACTTTCATTCACAATGCCGACAACGAGCCCGGAGCCCTTGTTGGACAAACCGGTATCTGGCTGGGAATCAATGGCATGGCTGTGGGAGGTAAGCGACGCATCGAGATCGAACCCAAATTGGTCTGTGGTGACACCAACTCCCGGACTTCCTGCTTCTTGATCAAAAACGATATCCACGGCCAGGGTGGCAGGGGAGTCCGTAATGAGAAGCTGATCGTTGAAGCTACCCTCACTGCCTCGTGCATTCCCGTTCTTCTCCGAATCCCCGGTCCAGGTTCCGGATACTTTATCGAGCGAGAAATCCGTTGCCGAGATACCGACTTGCCCAAGCGCGACCCCAGCGATCCCATTTGGCGTTTCTACTAAACCCCAGGAAAGAGTTGGGGTCGTTGTGAGATGGCCCCAAGTGCCGCACTCGAAGCTGCCGCCCTTCGGCGAGCGTGCAGAACAGGCCGGAAGGATCAGACCAATGGCATGCCTACCGCTTATAGATCTCTCGCCGATGTCCGACGCGCAAAATCACAACCTGGCCTCCTTCCAGATCGAAGACGACACGATAATCACCGATGCGAAATCAGTAGGAGCCCAATTCTGATTGCTTGAGGGTCTCGGCGTACTTGAGAGGATCGGATTCGTAACGGAGGAGAGTTTTGCCGATGCGCTGCTTTACTTTCGACTCAAGCGCATCGATATCCCGAATCGCCCGGTGTGAATAAACTAACCGATATTTCACCGGCCAAAGACCTCGTGGTGGGCCTTTACTTTCCCTGACTTGAAATCTCGCCGTGCCTCCCGAATGCTCTGAAGGTACTCAGGAGAGGTCGCGGCAATGAGATCTTCTAAGAACACTCGCCTGACGGACTTTCTCATACCTTTGACCGCTCTGATGATCGTCTCCTGACTGACTTCCATTTTGACGACAGTCGGCATCATTCACCTTCCTTCGTTCGGCCCAACAGATACCCGGATCGCATAACCCATTCCAATACTCCATATTACCTGCGTGGCCCTCGATGGGGTCAAGCAATCCAGGGGATGGCCGCTTGACTTTGCCCCTCTCTCGCCCTACCCTCCGCGAAAATGACGCGCCAGATCCATCTGGAACGCTGCGCGATACACGAATCAGCCCCTGCCGATAGTCGGTCCACCGTCATACGATGACCCAACCCAAGACCATCTACATCACGCGCCTACTCCCCGAACCAGTAATGACAGCCCTGCGCGAGCGCTATGCACTCGTGTCCGAACCGCTGGAAAACCAGATTCCTACCGGCGACGATCAGCGGCGAGGCTTCGCGCAAGCCGAGGCCGTCATCTGTACGCTGGCCGATCCGATCACCGACGACCTCCTCGCCGCCGCTCCGCGCCTGAAGATCGTCGCCAACTATGCCGTGGGGTACAACAACATCGACGTGGCAGCGGCTACGCGGCGTGGAATTGTCGTGACGAATACGCCGGATGTTCTGACGGATGCCACAGCCGATTTAACCTGGGCATTACTGCTGGCAGTGGCTAGGCGTATGGTAGAAGGCGATCAGTGGGCCCGCTCCGGACAATGGCCCGGTTGGGCGCCGACTCAAATGCTGGGGACGGATGTCACGGGGAAAACGCTGGGCATCATCGGAATGGGTCGGATCGGCCAGGCCGTCGCGCTACGCGCGCAAGGGTTTCGTATGCCGGTGCTGTACGCCAGTCGTCGGCCC
The window above is part of the Nitrospira lenta genome. Proteins encoded here:
- a CDS encoding FAD-binding and (Fe-S)-binding domain-containing protein; this encodes MTAPTLILPDRSRAIAADLRAQLGSDKVKDDFPTKTAYAVDASIYRLEPQAVVLVESEDDIAKTIRYAVSRGIALTPRAAGTNLTGSAIGSGIILDVSRLNRILEVNCEERWARVQPGIVLAELNKQLARQGLLFGPDPSSGEMCKLGGMLANNSSGPHTLRYGSVKDNVHRLRLCLESGSWLEAKAYALNDPTLERLLSTIPALRDVLVLAQSHADLINGKRPTVSKNSSGYNLFGLVDGLAQGQFDLPKLFVGSEGTLGVMSEATLRLVEKPKATLTALIHFRHLEDVGAAVPLLLALQPSALEVMDANTLDLIGRAKHGIPADAAATLLAELDADSLAVDLHERAEQMAAACRPFRLAADLTLAFDPEQREQLWKARKALYPTLYRFDPRKKPINFVDDVVVRAERISELIHYLEEYFAGQKVPVAIFGHIGNGNAHIVPLLDVNDRQDFDKMVQAYGDIHSTVLDRFGGSICGEHGDGRIRAEYVRKMFGEELYGLFVKVKRAFDPGNVLNPGIKVSDVPFTEHIDYTRLSKSCATCAKCNAVCPVYDVFQSEDMSSRGWFEIVTSKDYSYLNSKRVVEACVNCKSCRTACPAGVDVSDLILKKRAEHPNRLTGWIFRWQARGKSFEPFLKFLGRTQGLWDRPAIRRVMEWSAALVLKALAPTARLPQELLLPRIAPRPLRERHASLIPQPGDQPASGGVAYFHGCAANYFDDGVGDAVIGVLRKHGVEPALPPQRCSGTPIQTYGHQDLAREGAQFNLQSLAAYETVVTGCASCTLMLKDYPALFPDGDEKRQAENLAKKVVHIAEFVARSPQQPPMAQAAPRTKCVTYHSSCHLRAAGVTKEPRKILASLPGLNYAEMPDADRCAGGAGTFIVKDYDTSQKILARKTRAVEQAGADVVATSCPACMIQLKNGLRERVEVKHVAQLLNEAYEAAESNKGTSLS
- a CDS encoding matrixin family metalloprotease, which codes for MVNQVDAFGNGFLGLTSNQLALLSKATITTADLADGYLALTSGTTITLDTDAAGYGWFIDSTPLTNEEFAVGANLWQFTALEGRAAAGHIDLMTVLMHELGHVMGLDHVSSAVDGTRLMAGSIDPGIRRVPSALDLGAVASSTEPGTGTDVVGASPLTSFRTPSKWRSSNPAR
- a CDS encoding type II toxin-antitoxin system RelE/ParE family toxin, giving the protein MGDYRVVFDLEGGQVVILRVGHRREIYKR
- a CDS encoding 2-hydroxyacid dehydrogenase, translated to MTQPKTIYITRLLPEPVMTALRERYALVSEPLENQIPTGDDQRRGFAQAEAVICTLADPITDDLLAAAPRLKIVANYAVGYNNIDVAAATRRGIVVTNTPDVLTDATADLTWALLLAVARRMVEGDQWARSGQWPGWAPTQMLGTDVTGKTLGIIGMGRIGQAVALRAQGFRMPVLYASRRPCSPPPGVSTWVHRPIEDVLEQADFLSLHVPLSDTTRHLIGSRELAMMKPTAFLINTSRGPVIDEAALFAALREGTIAGAGLDVYEREPLITDGLEALPNVVLLPHLGSATQQVRIKMGMLCVENIAAVLAGRPPVNPVNRQG